A single genomic interval of Odontesthes bonariensis isolate fOdoBon6 chromosome 3, fOdoBon6.hap1, whole genome shotgun sequence harbors:
- the slmapa gene encoding sarcolemma associated protein a isoform X9, translating into MYSQELFQLSQYLQEALHREQMLEQKLASLQRLLTNTQKASESSWQALIDEDRLLSRLEVMGSQLQAYSKSQPEEGIRKELLALQEDKHNYETRAKESLRAVLQEKIEVVLKLSEVERSLSNTEDECTHLKEMSERGQEELRELANKYNAAVNEIKELTDKIKAAEGRQEELTQRGATEKRELEMKIEEMEEKEQVLQARIEALQADNDFTNERLAALQARLEQLQEKSIKENNSLDIDIVSHGPVEEPVEDKQSLQTPESQEEEEDEGDTDTDDGAVGEDGDNDDNCHVNNSGGDSTRIQQLIECPPVKQLKETVSSSIHKLVNFDEVMDAHLQNNQTAEDNILASPDRLKGNQMDAKESDMSDTLSPSKDRSSDDTSEGNMDDQELNEPQNRVALLKAELQRAGLEPGDTEQVIRHLHRELLEAQDLANTGKQKCLELQALLEEERRSNSKLTEDSTKQIQYLQTQLGKLQADMEALREQRESTICSTREELYSAQEEILVLRHTMEAATAERGREIATLQADLGSVRSELEHWRTTAAKYEEEIGRLQEAFTQQQQQQNAANHLQVECVTLQQRCVCLQQDCDGLRIERTTLTDKLHRLEAELSSTREQSLVLSSSLESLEKREGVLQDKLGSLENRHLQDASRLKSQLDQAQARTHTLQKEYEDTQSQLSDLRQRYERTEQEKLNIHQELEQCRSSLKLLQDKASSSGWSPWMPVIAVMVAVTAAVLYPNLSKSSST; encoded by the exons ATGTATTCTCAGGAACTGTTCCAGCTCTCCCAGTATTTACAG GAGGCCTTACACAGAGAGCAGATGTTGGAGCAGAAGTTAGCCTCTCTGCAGCGTCTGTTAACCAACACTCAGAAGGCCTCAGAGAGCAGCTGGCAG GCTCTGATAGATGAGGACCGTCTGCTCTCCAGGCTGGAGGTGATGGGCAGTCAGTTACAGGCTTACTCTAAG TCTCAGCCAGAGGAAGGGATCCGTAAGGAGCTCCTGGCTCTTCAGGAGGACAAACACAACTATGAGACGAGGGCAAAGGAGTCCCTGAGGGCAGTCCTGCAGGAGAAGATCGAGGTGGTCCTCAAGTTGTCTGAGGTGGAG CGCTCGCTCAGTAACACAGAGGACGAGTGCACCCACCTGAAAGAGATGTCCGAAAGGGGTCAGGAGGAGCTGAGAGAGTTGGCCAACAAATACAACGCCGCTGTCAACGAGATCAAAGAGCTCACTGATAAAATTAAG GCAGCAGAAGGCCGGCAAGAAGAACTGACTCAGCGGGGAGCAACGGAGAAGAGGGAGTTGGAGATGAAGATTGAGGAGATGGAGGAGAAGGAGCAGGTTCTCCAGGCTCGCATCGAGGCTCTGCAGGCTGACAACGACTTTACCAACGAGAGGCTCGCTGCCCTGCAGG CGCGGTTAGAACAGCTTCAAGAAAAAAgcattaaagaaaacaacagtctCG ATATCGACATTGTCTCCCACGGACCCGTAGAGGAGCCTGTTGAGGACAAACAGAGCCTGCAGACACCTGAGAgccaggaggaagaggaggatgagggGGATACAGACACCGATGATGGTGCAGTTGGTGAAGATGGAGATAATGATG ACAACTGTCATGTCAACAACAGTGGAGGAGACTCAACTAGAATCCAACAGTTGATTGAGTGTCCGC CTGTCAAACAGCTGAAGGAGACTGTAAGTTCTTCAATTCACAAACTGGTCAACTTTGATG AAGTTATGGACGCCCACTTGCAGAACAACCAGACGGCAGAAGACAACATCCTCGCAAGTCCTGATCGACTCAAAG GGAATCAGATGGACGCCAAAGAGTCGGACATGTCAGACACTCTGAGTCCAAGCAAAGACCGCAGCAGTGATGACACCTCAg AAGGCAACATGGATGACCAGGAGCTGAATGAACCGCAGAACAGAGTAGCTCTTCTCAAAG CTGAGTTGCAACGGGCCGGTCTAGAGCCAGGAGACACAGAACAGGTCATCCGCCATCTGCACAGAGAGCTTCTGGAGGCCCAGGATTTGGCCAACACTGGCAAACAAAAATGTCTGGAGCTACAAG CTCtgttggaggaggagaggaggagtaACTCCAAGTTGACTGAGGACTCGACCAAACAGATCCAATACCTGCAGA CTCAGCTTGGGAAGCTGCAGGCTGACATGGAGGCACTGAGGGAGCAGAGGGAGAGCACCATCTGCAGCACCAGAGAGGAGCTCTACTCGGCCCAGGAGGAG ATTCTTGTCCTGCGGCACACCATGGAGGCGGCTACAGCGGAGCGGGGACGCGAGATCGCCACCCTGCAAGCAGATCTGGGCAGCGTGCGCTCTGAGCTGGAGCATTGGAGGACCACGGCTGCCAAGTACGAGGAGGAGATCGGCCGGCTGCAGGAGGCCTTCacacagcaacagcagcaacaaaacGCTGCCAACCATCTGCAGG TGGAGTGTGTTACATTGCAGCagcggtgtgtgtgtttgcagcagGACTGTGACGGCCTGAGAATTGAACGGACAACTCTCACAGATAAACTGCACCGCCTGGAGGCTGAGCTGAGCAG CACCAGGGAGCAAAGTCTGGTCCTCAGCAGCAGTCTGGAGTCTCTGGAAAAGAGGGAGGGGGTTTTGCAGGACAAATTGGGTTCTCTTGAGAATCGGCACCTGCAGGATGCAAGCAGACTGAAGAGCCAGCTGGACCAGGCCCAggctcgcacacacacactgcagaaaGAG TACGAAGACACTCAGTCGCAGCTCTCGGACCTCCGTCAGCGCTATGAGAGGACAGAGCAGGAGAAGCTGAACATCCACCAGGAGCTGGAGCAGTGCAGGAGCAGCCTGAAGCTGCTGCAGGACAAGGCGAGCTCC AGCGGCTGGAGCCCCTGGATGCCGGTCATCGCAGTGATGGTCGCCGTGACCGCAGCCGTCCTCTACCCCAACCTCTCCAAGAGCAGCTCCAcctag